Part of the Ornithodoros turicata isolate Travis chromosome 6, ASM3712646v1, whole genome shotgun sequence genome, GGTACGATACAAtggcattgaataggtatcacaaatcaaacacaatattttttattagtggaagttttcaatgaatcagaagtgatagcacatttaatcaaagaagatagtcttaatcaatacgattacaatcaaaatttcaagtgctattataaaaagtctgagatgtgagaatctgataggtgtaagtaatttcgagcacaatagtattccaatgtgacacaaatttaatttctgttgaagtgaatagcacagacataaggcaataattcgaatcaacacatagcattaatatagaacctaaccgacatgtagggaaataatagctacaccatatcaaaacgatcaacacatttaatcaaagaagatattcttaatcaatatgattataaacaaaatcataacttgtattataaaaagtctaatattcctatacgtgagaaccaagtggtatagattttattttttcttttgttcgtgtcgttctttgttctatttgttggctaggagcgtgctatgtggtgaagttcgtttttaacatgtctattttctgttgagtttgattttttcttctgattttctgaatgatatattactatgttgttttgattaagaataacttctttgtagtggtgtagattttattttctcttgtgttcttgtcgtttgtgttccatggtcttccatacatctatcggcacccgtcttcaacaaatcagggtagatatcattagatctggttgttggctagaagcgtgctatgtggtgaagttcatttttaacatgtctattttctgatgagtttgattttttcttctgattttctgaatgatagattactatgttgttttgatgaggaatatcttctttgtagtggtatagattttatttcctcttgtgttcttgtcgttctttgttctgtttgttggctaggagcgtgctatgtggtgaagtggaatatcttctttgtagtggtatagattttatttcctcttgtgttcgtgtcgttctttgttctgtttgttggctaggagcatgctatgtggtgaagtggaatatcttctttgtagtggtatagattttatttcgtcttgtgttcgtgtcccatagtcttccagtgtctctgctgttcacagttaattacatacaactatcagaacttcccgctattgcaaagatggttctcacgtataggaatattagactttttataatacaagttataattttgtttataatcatattgattaagaatatcttctttgattaaatgtgttgatcgttttgatatggtgtagctattatttctctacatgtcggttaggttctatattaatgctatgtgttgattcgaattattgccttatgtctgtgctattcacttcaatagaaattaaatttgtgtcacattggaatattaaacttagctattgtgctcgaaattacttacacctatcagattctcacatctcagactttttatcatagcacttgaaattttgattgtaatcgtattgattaagactatcttctttgattaaatgcgctatcacttctgattcattgaaaacttccactaataaaaaatattgtgtgtaatttgtgatacctattcaatgctattgtatcgtacctttAATAattatattctttgttacgtgtattgtgttccttctatttcagattttaggctaagtttttcccagtcacacagagtcataacataattcctaatgactttaataaatatatatggctatgtatggctatcctttgcatgtgaacagcctactgcacacatgttgtagctggaaaaaatatgattcaagtcggctcaggctgaaaaatggcgaaagtcggcggcccaggctgaaaaatgacgaaagtcggcggcccaggctgaatggtaaacgcgcacgcagccctccggccaagcgacgcccacctgtcgcgggaaggaagtcggcccaagtaggaaagttgtgaaagaagtcagcctagGGTGAATGGTaggcgcgcacgcagccctccggtcacgctccgcccaccacagcagtcctccacccgagcaccgcccacctgtcgcggaaatgaagtcggcccaagtaggtaaatggtgaaagaagtcagcccagggtgaagggtaagcgcgcacgcagccctccggtcacgctccgcccaccacggcagccctccacccgagcaccgccctgttacaggtagtgaaggtttttcggctgggtttttctccttcacctgattgacaTCACAATTGGTACAATTCCCAgtactattggctttaataaatatatctcaagttgattggcattaataaatatattttgacttgtactttttgtgtatgacccttcgttgcatgtctctgcatgtaaaccgctcacctgttgtatcggaaaaatatgtgaagtcggcccaagtatggccaaagaagtctgcccaggctgaaaaatacgctacgatgagcgcacgcgcagccatcccccgccgataatcacgtggacaaccctccgcacacgcgccgcgcggggaaaaatacgcgcagggctcagggcaggggtcaggAGTCCAGGTTCCTAAATCTCAAGCGATTTGTTTCTCAACCACTCTTTACTACTCTTGTGGTCGGTCAGAATGTGGAAGTCACGCCCTTCCAGGTGATAGCGGAAGTGCCGCACGGCCGCGTATACAGCTAGAAGCTCGCGCCCAAACGTGCTGTATTGTGGGTCTCGGCGGGCTTGAGGCGGCGGGAGAAAAAGCCAAGCGGCTGCCACATGCCATCAACGAACTGCTGTAGAATGGCGCCAGTAGCCGTGGTAGAGGCATAAGCCATGAGGCGGGTTGGTGCAGAAGGAACTGGATGGACGAGCAGTGTTGCATTGGCAAGGGCGATTTTCGCTTCGACAAATGAGGCTTCGACTTCCGGCGTCCAGGACAACTGGGAGGTCGCCGACTTGGGCGCCCGGAGGAGGTCCGTGAGCGGTTGGACAATGCGTGCGCAGCCGGGGATGAACCTACGATGAAAATTCAGCAGGCCAAGGTACTGTCGCAACTGCCGTACCGATTGCGGACGGGGAAATTCACGAATGGCCTGCACTTTGGTTTCGAGAGGACGCACGCCGTGCTGATCGATATGGTGTCCCAGAAACTTCGCTTCGCTCTGCCCGAAACTGCACTTCTTAACGTTAATGACGAGGCCGTGGTCTTGGAGACGTGCGAATACATGCCGGAGATGCACAATATGCTCCTTCTGCGAGGCGCTTGCAATGAGGAAGTCGTCAGTATAGGCGTAGACGAAAGCCAAGCCTCGCAGGACGTTGTTGATGAAGCGTTGGAAGCTCTGGGCAGCATTGCGCAACCCGAAAGGCATCTTGACAAATTCAAAGAGTCCAAAGGGTGTTATGACGGCAGTCTTAGGTATGTCAGGCGGGCGCAACGGAATCTGGTGATAGGCTTTCACCAAGTCCAGGGTCGTGAAGACGGTGCAGTCCGCAAGACTGGCAGTAAAATCGTGAATGTGAGGTAGAGGGTATCTGTCTGGAATAGTCCTGGCGTTGAGGGTCCAGAGTTGCCGCATGGCCTCCAATCTCCTGGGTCCTTCTTtggcactacactcttaaacccgtaccttttattgtaacttttagaaacatgtaacttctatatagacgtagatttcgagatttcttataggttacaccactgtaacgtatatttagaggttaaaagcgaccacagtcatgtctttacaacacgaatagaagttacatctcggaaaaaacaaaaacagcttgttgtaacttataaatgtaccctctactccggcactgtaacttctaagcgaaatctccaacgataatttctttgttagtttcttatcgtttgttttccttctgtttttcagcataatgccgcgtttcagcctcccattcgagacgacagttgcgaatctacgctgttattttttacctgtttcagcgtcatctatacgtcgactacatgttatcaatgctgtatgaacacagattataagttcgcagtctggaatactgatagtatgtttctttctaaagggtggaaaaccattgtcaatgctgcaaccaccaagatttccgatttcgctgcgtagtcgagcctggtctaggtctattcacactgagagcggtttccttgaagcgcttaacgctcgtcgtccgtccgttaataagtgtaatctgttttaatcagtggttttcctcgcgtttatcatagtatcgtcaggaacaacggaaaagctagatgtctctggcaaacaaggatattttcggcgttctcaggggaaagtgtagtgagtgcgaagattgcaaagaatatataaccgaaaacgaacgtcaccactgcagccctaattcacacacttcatacactgggtaagtgtacgttttgtgctaggtacgtgcattattttgatagcaagagctcttagcgcatgtttgttgtgattatggcaagcgttttgcggtcctgcatatgaacgccacttacgcttgctacttttctgctcttacttggtcgccaagtcaatacaccggcgtgcattttccgagctgcggatatatgcatcgagatatataattcgcagcttcctacttgatgtattcttacgatattctaagactcaatcgcggagtgaacgccttcatgcatttatgctgctttgtaccttgtgctttgtacggatttgaatggttccgtaaatgttgctctcattgcccaaacttttgttcccaggatcccacatgcaggttcacataccgtcaccagcgcaatgcagtacctcacaaactcgtcccagagcgcctccaacgctgataacgcagtaatgtagtgtctcctgcgttactgtacactcatattcctcaaggttgtgtgcgttttatttaatcactgtattgccatttgcgctcgcctctgcaacacggatgtggaataaatttttttctgctgcaattctccatttcgttgggtctgttcagcttagcaaacataggtcagttgttttgactcgctggcttcctcgcacttttatgcattgcttctcacttagaagatagttcttttttcgacatacatggtaaagcgaccatggtctctcctcacatcagaatcgcacttctgcacaatgtgtcacctctcgacagacttctgtttttgtaatatacatatgttcaagatctccttttctgctggttcattttggtaccttggtgtgttctgtaaatgtctgtccatatcccacgcacagggtgtttttttattcgcatcacaccagcgctcatttgacaggtgggttatgttaattttcgcaaactaacccatccgtagttacaaacatttccgacatttcctgacgcatgtgttcgtaactacggatcgattaattagcaaaaattcacataacccacctgccaaatgagcgctactctgttgcgaataaaaatgaacatcctgtataaaaagccgcacgttggcgtaacctttacgggcaggtgctggattgaaggccgtaacctctaattagtgggtttccttgtaacttttataaaaggtactgctcagagggtacctggtagcttctgaaatagagggtaaaatattgcgattttttaccctttactaaagggtaccgagttaagagtgcaTATGTAGCGGGGATGCCCAGCTGCTGAACGATTGCCAAATGATACCTAAGTCCAGCATGTGGTCAAACTCGCGTTTGGCGATAGCCAGGCGGTCACCGTGGAGGCGGCGGAAGCGGGAGGAGATTGGAGGGCCGGTGGTAGCAATATGATGGGTCACGTCGTGCTTGATCGGTGCCTTCAAGTTGCAGGGCTTGGTGATATCCGGAAACTCGtccaagagcgcgtcatacaggGAAGCTGGTCGCAGCACGCGGATACCAGTTGGGACTTCCGAAGAAGACAGGCCCTTCACTTCAAGCGTTGTGGTGTTGTCAAGGAGGCGTCGATGGCGGGTGTTAACGGACAGGTTGAAGGCAGCCAAGAAATCGGCGCCTAGAATAGGCTGCGAGACGTCCGCAAGAGCGAAGACCAAGCGAAATGTCCTCCTCAGGCCAAGGTCCAACGTCAAGGAGCGTAGGCCGTACGTTTTGATTGTGGTACTGATGGCAGCTTGAAGGTTAAAGCCGCTGGGCGAACGGCGACGATCTGCGGCAGACGCTGGGCGTCGAATAGTCTGCGATCCGATCTGCCAAAGCAGCAAGCTTGTCAAGGCTGAGGTCTTCGGATCCTGCCAGAACCATGCGCATTGCCTGCGGCAAACGCTGAAGAAATAATTCCCGCAAGAGCGGCTGCTGGCTCTGACTGGCGGGATCTCCGAGCAGCTGCTTCATTCGGTGCAGCAGCTGTGAAGGCTTAGGGTCACCAAGGTCTTCTTCAGAAAGTAGCTGCTGAAACCGGGCACGTTCGGAAACTTCCAGGCGATCCAAAATGGCGCCCTTTAGAACGTCGTAGGCCTCAGTAAGCGAGACTGTTGCGGGGACATCATCCAGCTCGGCCGCAATTTCCGGAAGAAGGCCTGCAAGGACGTGGAAGTACTTCGACTGTTAGCTCTGTATGTGCCGAAGCGCAAATTGTGCCTCCACTTGCCGGAACCACGACCGAGGGTTCTGTCgccagaaagaaggaagtcgcaGCTGTGGCGGGGCGGCGGCCGAAATGGCCGGGTCCGCTGTCGAAGTTGCGGGCAGCGGTGCGCCAGCAACGGGGACAGTTTGCGCCGGGAGAGGTTCCATGAAACCAACCGAAGGTTTGCGTATGTCCAGGTTTGGGTCACCAAATGTGGCACAGGAATGGACTGACAACCGTGCCCGGTGGCTGGTGGAGAACAACTGGTTTAATCGCGCTCTGCGCGCTCACGTTCAAACTGAGCTGCCATCATCTGATGGCACTAGTGCTGCTACACCATCAAACGCAGTGTAGTTGTACACAATGCTCACGAAAACACATGTTCACAAGGAATTCTCCATTGGCCAATTAAATTATGCAGTGCCTTCCATCGAATGCAGTGCAGCGTAACCACCTTCGCTCACTGCGCTGAGGCGCTGTACTATTATTCGTATCAGAACATATACCTCCCTCAATAGGGAGTAACGAATTTATAAACTCTGATTTTGCTTCTAAATTTAACGTCAGAGGTATAACGAGAGGTatagggtgcgagaggggcagccgcccctgGCCGCCTTCCCTTGAGGGAGCACCGGACAGCACGGTCCCCGTAGAATTATCGGTTTAGACCCCGGTAGAGTTGTCGTAGAGTTCCCGTACAGGGATCCCGTAGAGTTTATAAGGTTGGGCAATAAACAAAGAGCCAAAATAAGTTTTACGTTTCATGTTTCTGTTCAGCCTTAGAGTGCACAACTGTCTGCAGCAGGGTAAATTACCAGTCATATgtgcgtattttttttttttcaggttgtCGTGCTATGTTCAAGCATGTGATTCTAGAGAACTGGTTCGACACGGTCACCCTGCCCAGGCAGGAGTTCGCCTCGGGAGCCTCTGGTATGATGTCAAAACCAACCACCAATTTCCGGGCACGGTGAACGAGTGAACACCCTCCCTAATACTATAGACGCTGTTCAAAACGAAAGTGCCACCTCTGTTTTGCGAACTTTCATCGCCTACTCGACGAAGGGAACCGTCGAAAAGCTGTGTCCGAGCTGCCTGCTTCCGCGACGTCTGCTTCTGATTGGCATAAGTTCCACGATGTCGCTCTCAGATATGCAGGGTGAAGTTATTAATTAGTTCATCCAACCATCAATTGGATGTCCGCAATGCTGTGCAGATGAAGGCTCCAGCAGCTCTGATCATAAGCCAGTCGGGAATCGTCCAAATACCGTCACTGGTTCTATTCACACATGAACTAGAGAAAACAATCAAATCGCAATATTTATAATACTCTCAAACAAAAGTAGATTAAAATACACCATAGTAACTCTTAGAAGTATTGTACGTCAAGGGACAGTGCATTTTTGCTGCCTGTTCGTATGCAGACCCTTCTTCGACTGGAACCCCTTGACTCTTCATATAATAGGTAAACATTAAGTAACTATCTCTTAGACTTTTCCATGTTTCTTCTGCGTTGGCCTTGCGAAAAAAAATATACCACGTGTTCTGATCGACAGGAAGAAACTTCTCCTGACTGTGAACCATGACTCCACCGCACGTCTTCCCGGTGATGTGTGCAACAGACGTCTCATTGCAACGCCGAAACAGAGCTTTTCGCAAAACGTCTGCGGTGTTGCCGTCCCATTCGACTGGTGTGTGCTCTGATACAATATTGTTAACACATTCATCGAGAAACGGATGCGACTTCCAGAAAGCCAACACGCCGTGTTCGATTGTTTCCACTCCGGAAACTGCGACACAGTTGGAAAGGCCATCCATGGGCTTGAGAACCACTACGCCCAAGTCCAGGTAGATGCCGCCGTGTTGGTGAAGGATACTTAAGCTGAGGGTGTCGGACAGGCGCAATCTGTAGCTGCGATGGTGCAGGCGCTGGCGAAGCCACGAGGTCAGGCTTGAGTTCTGGGGCAGAAACGAGAACTGTCTCAGCTCGCTGAACCAAGCTCACTAACT contains:
- the LOC135398035 gene encoding alpha-1,4-N-acetylglucosaminyltransferase-like, translated to MALSNLERCAVPFSVVWCLSVCIFIVLYCPIAPITEPSIASEDGQPRQIFFMIDSGIRVTSRVACAVESASRHHPNWTVYLMRYTRPLFPGSNVFSHALRSLSNVRAKMITIETHFKNSSLTSWLRQRLHHRSYRLRLSDTLSLSILHQHGGIYLDLGVVVLKPMDGLSNCVAVSGVETIEHGVLAFWKSHPFLDECVNNIVSEHTPVEWDGNTADVLRKALFRRCNETSVAHITGKTCGGVMVHSQEKFLPVDQNTWYIFFRKANAEETWKSLRDSYLMFTYYMKSQGVPVEEGSAYEQAAKMHCPLTYNTSKSYYGVF